A window of Raineyella sp. W15-4 contains these coding sequences:
- a CDS encoding Type 1 glutamine amidotransferase-like domain-containing protein, whose amino-acid sequence MTTHIVTMGGGGFSTSPTGAATKLDKYVVDLAGKPNPVVCFLPTASADDPRYINRFLTAYGALGIRPIVATLWHDAARSVSRLDEADVIVVGGGLTVNLIALWDAHGVSARLRRIIASGRDVVIAGYAAGGGAFYEGSTTDSFGPIMAWKGGLGVLPGSFCSHYHSEGERAPIFAEAIGEGTLPSGYGVDDGAAIHWVDGKPKAFLAEDTEAKVYRVEGTEEPTSSGVYINAERMRVL is encoded by the coding sequence ATGACGACTCACATCGTGACCATGGGGGGCGGGGGCTTCTCCACTTCGCCCACCGGTGCAGCAACGAAGCTGGACAAGTACGTGGTGGACCTGGCCGGCAAGCCCAATCCGGTGGTCTGCTTCCTGCCGACCGCCTCGGCCGACGACCCGCGCTACATCAACCGGTTCCTGACGGCGTACGGCGCCCTCGGGATCCGGCCGATCGTGGCCACGCTCTGGCACGACGCCGCACGGTCGGTGTCCCGGCTGGACGAGGCCGACGTGATCGTGGTGGGCGGCGGCCTGACAGTGAACCTGATCGCCCTGTGGGATGCGCACGGGGTGTCGGCCCGGCTGCGGCGGATCATCGCGTCGGGCCGTGATGTCGTCATCGCCGGCTACGCCGCCGGCGGCGGGGCGTTCTACGAGGGATCCACCACCGACTCCTTCGGCCCGATCATGGCCTGGAAGGGCGGTCTCGGCGTGCTGCCGGGGTCGTTCTGCTCGCACTACCACTCGGAGGGTGAGCGGGCCCCGATCTTCGCCGAGGCGATCGGCGAAGGCACCCTGCCCAGCGGCTACGGCGTCGACGACGGTGCGGCGATCCACTGGGTCGACGGCAAGCCGAAGGCCTTCCTCGCCGAGGACACCGAGGCCAAGGTCTACCGCGTGGAGGGGACCGAGGAACCGACCTCCTCCGGGGTCTACATCAACGCCGAGCGGATGCGCGTGCTCTGA
- a CDS encoding alpha/beta hydrolase gives MSLISPNSASAQGSVAPIRTAVAPRAEGPDGRPLLLLLHGFGSDQNDLPGIVTRLGDGWDWASLRGPYDIPGGGAAWFPISVPGHPARGPVEAAVAGLLAWLDATTDGQPVVPVGFSQGGMMVTELLRHRPDTFAAGVVLSGFVAPEPSAGDERLAARRPPLFFGRGELDASMIPAAAFDRTVAWAQAHTAATIRRYPGLGHAISAAELADVAAFLAGLRLVG, from the coding sequence ATGAGCCTCATCTCGCCGAACAGCGCCAGCGCCCAGGGGTCCGTCGCGCCGATCCGCACCGCCGTCGCCCCACGGGCCGAGGGGCCGGACGGCCGCCCACTCCTGCTCCTGCTGCACGGCTTCGGATCCGACCAGAACGACCTGCCGGGGATCGTGACCCGGCTGGGGGACGGCTGGGACTGGGCGTCCCTGCGCGGCCCGTACGACATTCCCGGGGGTGGGGCGGCCTGGTTCCCGATCAGCGTCCCCGGCCATCCGGCCCGCGGGCCGGTGGAGGCGGCCGTGGCGGGGCTGCTGGCGTGGCTCGACGCCACGACCGACGGCCAGCCGGTGGTCCCGGTCGGCTTCTCCCAGGGCGGGATGATGGTCACCGAGCTGTTGCGGCACCGCCCGGACACGTTCGCCGCCGGTGTGGTGCTGTCCGGCTTCGTGGCCCCGGAGCCATCGGCCGGTGACGAGCGGCTGGCGGCGCGTCGCCCGCCGCTGTTCTTCGGGCGCGGGGAGCTGGACGCCTCGATGATCCCGGCGGCGGCGTTCGACCGTACGGTCGCCTGGGCGCAGGCCCACACCGCCGCGACGATCCGTCGTTACCCCGGGCTCGGCCACGCGATCTCCGCCGCGGAACTGGCGGATGTGGCGGCGTTCCTGGCCGGTCTCCGGCTGGTCGGCTGA